One genomic segment of Desulfocapsa sulfexigens DSM 10523 includes these proteins:
- the nifB gene encoding nitrogenase cofactor biosynthesis protein NifB has product MKTTASTPDYSRHPCFNAEVKGKFGRVHLPVAPKCNIQCNYCNRKYDCVNESRPGVTSTILSPEQALVYMDKVLTAEPRISVAGIAGPGDPFANANETLGTMQLLRRHYPDLILCLSSNGLGLTPHVDEVADIGVSHVTVTVNGIDPEVTKNIYSFVRDGKIIYRGLQAAELLLARQMAAIEKLKSRGVTVKINFITIPGINDHHAEATAETMAKMGVDLFNCMAMLPNADTPFADVVEPTKATMNALRNGCERHLPQMRHCKRCRADAVGLLGNDRSGEMAGCLNACATMPATPPKVRPYVAVASMEGMLVNQHLGETTKFLIYGKEDNGYTLVEERKAPPVGGGIGRWEALTRLLYDCRAVIVSDMGESPREVFKRAGIDPITMSGFIEAGLEAVYTGKNLAPLKRRAKKSCGSGACLGTGTGCG; this is encoded by the coding sequence ATGAAGACAACCGCTTCCACCCCTGATTATTCCCGCCATCCATGCTTTAATGCTGAGGTCAAAGGAAAATTTGGCCGAGTGCATCTTCCCGTGGCACCAAAGTGCAATATTCAGTGTAATTATTGTAACCGCAAGTATGACTGTGTAAACGAATCCCGGCCAGGTGTCACTTCCACCATTCTGTCACCGGAACAGGCTCTTGTCTACATGGATAAGGTCCTGACTGCTGAACCCCGCATCAGTGTCGCAGGTATTGCAGGTCCCGGCGATCCATTTGCCAATGCCAATGAGACCCTTGGCACCATGCAGCTTTTACGGAGACACTATCCGGATCTCATCCTCTGCCTCTCCAGCAATGGTTTGGGTTTGACTCCTCATGTGGATGAGGTTGCCGATATCGGTGTTTCCCATGTCACCGTGACAGTGAATGGCATCGATCCGGAAGTGACAAAGAATATATACAGCTTTGTCCGCGATGGGAAAATCATCTATCGCGGCTTGCAAGCTGCTGAACTTCTTCTAGCCAGACAGATGGCAGCTATTGAAAAGCTGAAATCCCGCGGTGTAACCGTAAAAATCAATTTTATCACCATTCCCGGAATCAATGATCATCACGCTGAAGCCACAGCAGAAACCATGGCAAAAATGGGGGTAGATCTTTTTAACTGCATGGCCATGCTCCCCAATGCAGATACACCTTTTGCAGATGTGGTGGAACCAACCAAGGCCACTATGAATGCACTGAGGAACGGCTGTGAGAGACATCTTCCTCAGATGCGCCACTGTAAGCGGTGCCGTGCTGATGCTGTTGGTTTACTTGGGAATGACAGATCAGGTGAAATGGCTGGCTGCCTCAATGCCTGTGCCACCATGCCCGCCACTCCTCCAAAGGTACGACCTTACGTCGCAGTGGCCAGCATGGAAGGAATGCTTGTCAATCAGCACCTCGGTGAAACAACCAAGTTTCTTATCTATGGAAAAGAAGATAACGGCTATACACTCGTCGAGGAACGCAAGGCTCCACCCGTTGGTGGAGGGATTGGGCGCTGGGAGGCACTTACCAGATTACTCTATGATTGTCGGGCCGTTATTGTCAGTGACATGGGAGAATCTCCCAGGGAAGTCTTTAAGAGGGCTGGCATCGATCCTATTACCATGTCCGGTTTTATTGAAGCGGGACTGGAGGCTGTTTATACGGGAAAAAATTTAGCTCCCTTGAAAAGAAGGGCCAAGAAAAGTTGTGGCAGCGGTGCTTGTCTAGGTACTGGCACCGGCTGTGGTTGA
- a CDS encoding manganese efflux pump MntP: MNLAEIVFIAAGLAADSFAVSVSSGAIIDKMRFHHAMRIALFFSFFQALMPLVGWSIGSIANDSFRALDHWIAFVLLCLIGGKMIYESRILKEGENTANPLKLYILVSLSIATSIDALVVGFTFSFLDIAIVEPILIIGCVTFLFSLAGAHIGASLGHIFEEKVELAGGLVLITIGCKILLEHTLLA, encoded by the coding sequence ATGAATCTGGCTGAGATTGTTTTTATTGCAGCAGGACTTGCTGCTGATTCCTTTGCAGTGTCGGTCAGCAGTGGCGCGATAATTGACAAGATGCGATTTCACCACGCCATGCGCATCGCTCTTTTTTTCAGCTTTTTTCAGGCGCTTATGCCACTGGTTGGCTGGAGCATTGGCAGTATTGCCAATGACAGCTTTCGCGCCCTGGATCACTGGATTGCCTTCGTTCTTCTGTGCCTCATTGGAGGAAAGATGATTTATGAGTCCCGCATTCTGAAAGAAGGGGAGAATACGGCCAATCCTCTTAAACTCTATATTCTTGTTTCGTTGTCAATCGCAACAAGTATTGATGCCCTGGTGGTCGGCTTTACATTTTCCTTTCTTGATATTGCCATCGTTGAACCGATACTTATCATCGGATGTGTTACCTTTCTTTTTTCCCTGGCGGGAGCCCACATTGGAGCATCTCTGGGACATATCTTTGAAGAGAAGGTTGAGCTGGCAGGCGGTCTTGTCCTGATTACTATTGGGTGTAAAATACTGCTGGAGCATACGCTACTGGCGTAG
- a CDS encoding YqaA family protein, protein MELFLLNNGLPALFVLSFLAATVLPLGSEWLLVALILKLFDPGSAVTVATVGNFLGACTTYGVGIWGSAFLLQKVLRVNMEQTERAAAFFRRYGSWALLLSWVPIIGDPLCLVAGSLRCNFFLFAVLVFIGKFARYAFIAAVTVGSLG, encoded by the coding sequence ATGGAATTGTTTCTCCTTAATAATGGCCTTCCGGCCCTTTTTGTCCTGAGTTTTCTTGCTGCCACGGTTCTGCCCCTGGGCTCCGAGTGGCTGCTGGTTGCTCTGATCCTCAAGCTTTTTGATCCGGGCAGTGCGGTGACGGTTGCCACGGTAGGAAATTTCCTCGGGGCTTGTACTACCTATGGGGTCGGTATATGGGGTTCGGCTTTCTTGCTGCAGAAGGTTCTACGGGTGAATATGGAGCAGACTGAAAGGGCTGCTGCGTTCTTTCGCAGGTATGGTTCCTGGGCACTCCTGCTCTCCTGGGTTCCGATAATTGGTGATCCACTCTGTCTGGTCGCCGGTTCCCTGCGATGTAACTTCTTTCTCTTTGCAGTACTCGTCTTTATTGGAAAGTTTGCCCGTTATGCCTTTATTGCTGCCGTTACCGTCGGGAGTTTGGGGTGA
- a CDS encoding arylesterase, with protein sequence MKKIRLKYKAGNIFGMIFWLFCVFLLLGCDQQENPTDTGKPAVVVRYKGTIIAVGDSLTAGLGVMEEDAWPAIMEKKLHRGGYHWQVINAGISGETSSGALSRMQWIVAQKPEIVILETGANDGFRGIPPVVVRQNISKAVQILQEADITVLLAGMQIVQNLGADYTREFAEIYPSVAHEQGCLLIPFFLQQVAGEAALNQADTIHPNEKGHAIIAETVYPFVKQAIGELSQQAKK encoded by the coding sequence ATGAAGAAAATAAGACTAAAGTACAAAGCCGGGAATATTTTCGGAATGATTTTCTGGCTGTTTTGTGTTTTTCTCCTCCTTGGTTGCGATCAGCAGGAAAATCCAACGGACACCGGGAAGCCAGCTGTTGTTGTCCGCTATAAGGGCACTATCATTGCTGTTGGTGACAGTCTTACAGCAGGACTGGGGGTGATGGAAGAGGATGCATGGCCTGCTATCATGGAGAAAAAACTTCACAGGGGTGGATATCACTGGCAGGTGATCAATGCAGGGATCAGTGGTGAGACAAGCAGCGGTGCCCTCTCGCGGATGCAATGGATCGTCGCTCAGAAACCTGAAATTGTTATTTTGGAAACGGGTGCCAATGACGGCTTTCGAGGTATTCCTCCCGTTGTGGTGCGGCAGAATATCAGTAAGGCCGTGCAGATCCTCCAGGAAGCTGATATTACCGTACTGCTTGCCGGCATGCAGATCGTTCAGAACCTTGGTGCGGACTATACCAGAGAGTTTGCTGAGATCTATCCATCCGTTGCTCATGAACAGGGGTGTCTCCTGATACCCTTTTTCCTGCAGCAGGTTGCCGGTGAAGCTGCTCTCAATCAGGCTGACACCATTCATCCCAATGAGAAGGGACATGCAATAATTGCAGAAACAGTATATCCCTTTGTGAAACAGGCCATTGGGGAACTGTCACAGCAGGCGAAGAAGTAA